Proteins found in one Brachyspira murdochii DSM 12563 genomic segment:
- a CDS encoding ABC transporter substrate-binding protein: MKKIIYTLFIMISIISCSNKEEKEDKVPKTKIRIGYLYEFAGSSAVAIAKEKGFFEEENLDAELHEFFNGHAAILSMISEEIDFAYIGHAAHNLIIDGKAQILIPNGISKGEKIITAKYNNINTISDLKGKTVATHFGTSGEAMLLAALENEGLTKKDINLLNINITNLENALINKEVDAISTWEPYTTNLNTNDYKMLADITNYSDRIILTSSFVSTLEYINTHRETVSKFSRAILKAMDYRKDHIDEAVKFVSKLNGNSMEAIKEEIDTGIWFSSSDISNACESGDILKWYETQQKVFWHSELIDENVPVTNYIQLELLKSILNTL; this comes from the coding sequence ATGAAGAAAATAATTTACACTCTTTTTATAATGATTAGCATTATATCATGCTCTAATAAAGAAGAGAAAGAAGATAAAGTCCCAAAAACAAAAATAAGAATAGGATATTTATACGAATTTGCAGGGTCTTCTGCTGTAGCCATAGCTAAAGAAAAAGGTTTTTTTGAAGAAGAAAATTTAGATGCAGAACTTCATGAATTTTTTAACGGACATGCTGCTATTTTGTCTATGATATCAGAAGAAATTGACTTTGCTTACATTGGACATGCTGCTCATAATTTAATAATAGATGGAAAAGCACAAATTTTAATACCAAATGGAATAAGTAAGGGTGAAAAAATAATAACAGCTAAATACAACAATATAAATACAATTTCAGATTTAAAAGGAAAAACTGTAGCTACTCATTTTGGCACATCCGGAGAGGCTATGCTGCTTGCAGCTTTAGAAAATGAAGGACTTACAAAAAAGGATATTAATTTATTAAATATTAATATTACAAATTTGGAAAATGCTCTTATAAATAAAGAGGTTGATGCTATATCAACTTGGGAACCTTATACTACTAATTTGAATACTAATGATTATAAAATGCTTGCTGATATTACTAATTATTCTGATAGAATTATATTAACAAGCAGCTTTGTATCAACTTTAGAATATATAAATACTCATAGGGAAACCGTTTCTAAATTTTCAAGAGCAATATTAAAAGCAATGGATTATAGAAAGGATCATATAGATGAAGCTGTAAAGTTTGTATCAAAACTTAATGGAAACAGTATGGAGGCAATAAAAGAAGAAATAGACACTGGAATATGGTTTTCTTCATCAGATATAAGTAACGCCTGCGAATCAGGCGATATATTAAAATGGTATGAAACTCAGCAGAAAGTATTTTGGCATTCAGAACTAATTGATGAAAATGTACCAGTAACAAATTACATACAATTAGAACTATTAAAAAGCATATTAAATACTTTATAA